The Halomonas denitrificans DNA window TGGCGGTCAGCGCGAACATCCGCAGGAAATCGCTGGACGCGGCGCCGGCCTCGAGCGGGTTCTTCGCCATCCGGCCGTACAGCCACTGGCTGACCTCCTTCAGGCGCGTCACGGACGCGGCGAAGGGGCCGACGAATTCGGCAAGTTCGGTCGCATCGGCCGTGCGCTCGAGCAGGCGTTCGGCGTGGTGGAAGAACGATTTCAGGGTCCGGCCTTCATTGGCGACGAGCTTGCGGCCGACCAGGTCCAGCGCCTGGACCCCGTTCGTGCCTTCGTAGATCTGGGTGATGCGGACATCGCGGACGAACTGTTCGACGCCGGTGTCGACGATGTAGCCGGCGCCGCCGTGGACCTGCATGGCCAGGTTGGCGACGTCGCTGCCGACGTCGGTGAACCAGGCCTTGATGATCGGCGTCATCAAGGCCACCCAGTCGCCGGCGGCTTCGCGGGTTGCCGGGTCCTCGTGGTGCTGCTCGAGTTCGAGCTGGACGCCGGTGTAGAGGCCCAGCGCGCGTGATCCTTCGACCGACGCCCGACCGATCATCAGCATGCGGCGGACGTCGGGGTGGACGATGATCGGGTCGGCCGGGCGATCGGGGTAGCGCGGCCCGTCCAGGGAGCGGCCCTGGAGGCGTTCCAGCGCGAATCGCTGGGCGTTCTGCAGCGCGACGTCGGCCATGCCCAGGCCCTGGATTCCGGTCACGAGTCGGGCGGCGTTCATCATGGTGAACATGGCCGCGAGTCCGCGGTTCGGTTCGCCGACCAGTTCTCCGATCGCGTCTTCGTACTGCATTTCGCAGGTGGCCGAGGCCTTCATGCCCATCTTGTGGTCCAGGCCCATGCAGGTCACGCCGTTCCGCTCGCCGAGCGAGCCGTCGTCGCCGACGCGGTACTTGGGCACGACGAACAGGCTGATGCCGCGCGTGCCCTCCGGCGCATCGGGCAGGCGGGCCAGCACGAGGTGGACGATGTTCTCGGCCAGGTCGTGTTCGCCGGCCGAGATCCAGATCTTGGTGCCGTTGATGCGGTACGTTCCGTCCTCGTTCGGCTCGGCCCGGGTGCGGATCAGTCCGAGGTCGGTCCCGCACTGGGGTTCGGTCAGGTTCATCGTGCCGGTCCATCGTCCGTCGACCATCGGCGGCAGGAATCGCTGTTTCTGCGATTCGGTGCCGTGCGCGTGCAGCACCTCGTACGCGCCGTGGGTCAGGCCCGGATAGGCGGCGAACGACGGATTCGCGGCATTGATCATCTCCGAGAGCGCAAGCCCGACGAAGCTGGGCAGGCCCTGGCCGCCGTACTCGGGGTCCGTGGTCAGGCCGGTCCAGCCGTTGTCGATGTACCGCCGGTAGGCGTCGCCGAAGCCGTCCGGCAGCATGACCGCGCCCTGGTCGAAGCGGCAGCCCTGGCGGTCGCCCACCTCGTTGAGCGGCTGCAGGACCTCCTGGCTCAACCGGGCCGCCTCGTCGAGCACTGCGTCGATCACGTCCGGCGTGGCCTCGGCCATCGAAGGCAGCGCCTTGCAGTCCTCGAGGTCGAGGTAGTCGTGATAGACGAAGCGAAAGTCTTCGAGGGGGGCGTGATAGCTGGGCATGGGGTCTCCTGATTTCGAAGGGGTAGCGAGGACGCCGTCGCCGTACGGCGGCGAAGCTCAGCGCATGGAGTCCGTTCACGGATCGGGTCCGGCGCGTGAGCGAAGCGTGCACATACGCCAGCGTATGGGCAGAAGGTAGCACAGTGGGCAACGGCCGGGACCGGGGGTCAGGCGAGGGCGACGGAGCCTTCGTCGATCCACCGTCGCCACTTGCTGCGCATGCGGAGAATCGAGGGTTCATCGACATGTTCGTGCAGGCGATCGATCGGAACCCACGCCAGGGCCGTGGATTCTTCGCTGACCCGGAAGGCTCGCCCGGATGTGCTTACGAACGCGAAGCGCAGGTCGAAGTGGAGATGCTCGGGTTCCCGGCCGCGCGCGGGAATCGAATGGATGTCGATGTCGAGCAGTCCCGGACCGACGGGTTCGACCGACAAGCCGGACTCCTCTTCGGCTTCGCGCGCTGCGACCGCCAGCGGATTGCGGTCACCGTCGCTGTGGCCGCCGAGCTGCAGCCAGCGGTCGAGCTTGCGATGGTGGGTCAGCAGCACGTCCTCGTGGTCGGCGGAAACCAGCCAGGCCGCGCCGGTGATGTGACCGGCCCAGCAGTCGCGGTGGAAGCAATCCGGGTGGCCTGCGACCAGGTCGCGGAACCGCTCGACGGTCGCGGACTCCTCCGGAAAGCGCCGCGCGTAGTCGTCGAGCCACCGGGCGACGGCGTCGTTCATTCGTCCAGCGCCCGGGCCAGGGCCGCGCACTGCGTTGCGGCCTCGTTGGGGTAGGGCCGGGGCGACCCCACGCCCCAGACCGGCCGCGGCCAGGCGCTGTCGTTCACGAAACGCGCGATCACGTGCACGTGAAGCTGGGCGACCTGGTTGCCGAGGGCGGCCACGTTCATCTTGTCGGCGCCGGCGTGGTCGCGCAGCACGCGCGTACATCGGTCGATCTCCGCGGTCAGTTCGCGGCGGTCGTCTGGGTCGAGATCGATCAGCTCGCGGCAGCCGGCGCGGCGCGGCACCAGGACCAGCCAGGGGAAGCGCGAGTCGTTCATCAAGCGTACGCGGCACAGGGCGAGGTCGGCGACCTGCAGCGTGTCGTCTTCCAGCGTCGGATCGAGTCGAAAGTCGTCGTTCATGGAGCGCTCTTCGGTGCGGGGGGATGGCGACGGTGGGTTTCGGGGAGGACCCAGCGCGTCGCTCCGGTGCATCGAGTCTACTTCGCCCGGGCCGTGACCCGCACGCCGCCGAGCCGGCCCCCGTCGAACAGCCGAACCATCGTGGCGTAGAACGAAGACAGCGCCTCGAAGGCCGCGCGGCCGTGCAGGGCGATGAAGGGTTCAGCATCGGAACGGAAGTCCCGGGCCCGGTCGCCGACGAAACGGCGCCAGTCCTCGGTGCAGTCGTCGAAGCGGATGTCGCCGAAGCCGGCCGATTCCAGTTCGTCGATATAGGTCGTGCGATCGACCAGGTGCGCACACTGCACTTCGTTGCGAAGGAGCGCTTTCTCGTCGTCGTGGAGCGGGCGCCGCAGGTAGAAGTCCTCGGCATGCAGGCCACCGCCGGGTTCGAGCAGCGCCCGGCAGCGGCGGAGCAGGGCGGGGCGATCGGGAATATGCAGGAACACCAGCCAGCTGACCAGCGCATCGAAGGGGCCGTCGACCGCTTCTGCATCGAGGATGTCGCCGTGCACGTGGCGGATCCGGTCGTCCAGGCCGCAGCGCGAAGTCAGGCTCGAGGCGCATTCGTGCAGATCGCGCTGCAGTTCCAGGGCCACGACCCGGCATCCGGGCACGGTCGCCAGGCGGCGCGCCGGACCGCCGAGTCCCGACCCGACGTCGAGGACGCGATGGTCACGCGTCAGACCCAGCCGCTTGCTCGCCAGATCGACCGAGTCGCGGCCCTCGTAATGGAGGTGGTCCAGGTCCTCGATCTGCTCCGGTCGCAGCGGGGCCGGCGGGGCGAGGCCGCGGTCGGCCAGCGCCCGCTCGACGCGTTCCACGTGCTGGTACAGCTTCATCTGCTTGATGTCGTCGTCGGCCACCCGGGCATTCCTCGCGCGATCGTGGAGTAGGCGACGATGGTAGCCGGTCGGGTGTTGCGGCAGGCTCAAGAGGACACGTCTCACGAGGACGAGGTTCACCAAGACACGGCACACGGAGATACGGGGCCCGCAGCCCCTTCGCCGAGCCATGCGACGACGGCCCGTGCAATACTCGACCTCATGCGATTCCAGCTGACCGAGAAGGGACTGAAGCGGCGCCTCGACACGCTTGCAGAGGCCGACCCGCAACTCGCCGAGGCAATCGCGCGGGTCGGCTACCCCGCCGCGCGGCGTTCGGGGTCGCCGAGCTATGCACACCTCCTGCGAATCCTTGCCGGGCAGCAGCTTTCGGTCAAGGCCGCGGCGACCATCTACGGCCGCCTGATCGATCACATCGGCGATCCGCCGGACCCGGACGCATTGCTGGACAGCGACGACCGGACCCTTCGGTCGCTCGGCCTGTCGAGACAGAAGATCGCCTACGCACGCGGCCTTTCCGAAGCCGTGCGGGACGGAGATCTCGTTCCCGAGGCGCTGGCCGGGATGGACGATGGCGAGGTCATCGATCGGCTGACGGCACTGAAGGGCTTCGGACGCTGGAGCGCGGAGATGTTCCTGCTGTTTTCCCTCGGGCGAGCGGATGTCTGGCCGGCCGACGACCTCGGCATCCAGGCCGGCCTGCAGCGATTGCTCGAGCTCGAGGACCGGCCCGGCCGCCGGGAGGTCGATCGGCTGGGAGAGCGCTGGAAACCCCACCGCGGTGCCGTTGCGATCTTCCTCTGGCATCTCCATGGATCACCGCCGGCCTGAACGAAGCGCCTCGGATCACCCGGTTCGCCTTCAGCCATGACGATCGTCATGTTCACAGGCCCGGGGACTTGCGATAGTCTTCGCCGATCGCTTGCCCACCCCTGAACCGATCGGAGAGTCTGCCCATGAAGAAGCTTGTCCTTGCCGTTGCGACCCTGGCCTTCCTCGCCGCCTGTGCATCGTCGCCGTCCGACCGCGCGCCGGAGCCGATCGCGGAGCCCGCCGCGGCCGCCGAAGCGCCGCGCATCGTCGAGACCGACGAGTTCCTCGTCTTCCTCGACACCCTGCAGGCCGATATCGAGGTCGGCGAGCCGCGCGAACTGACGAGCCTGGAGCGGCGCCGGGTGAACGAACTGGCCGACGAACTGCGTGAGATGCTGTCGGACGTGGAATCGGTGGAACAGCTCAACAACAACGCGCAGATCGACGTCTACAACACGACCCAGGCCCTTTGGAGCACCGTCGTCGGTCGCGCCGAGGACCAGGTCATCTGCCGTCGCGAGCACCGCGTGGGCACGAACTTCAAGTCGACGCGCTGCCGCACGGTGGAGCAGATCCGCGAAGACCAGCGCCAGGCGGCACGCTACCTCCAGGGTGTCGGCCCGGGCCCGATGCCGAAGAAAGGCGTTCAGTAAGTCGTAACGAACGGTCGAGCCGGGCAGGGCGTCACGCGCCTGCCTGCTGGTCCGAGGGCACGAGCCCAGCCGACGAAGCGCCCGCCCTGCGGGCGTTTCTCGTTTCCGGCGCCCGCGGAAGGAAATCGCGATTTCAGCACGATTCGGCTATGCTGGACGCTCGTCGCAACGGAGGAGTCGATCATGAATCGAGTAGTCGTCGCCTTTCTATTGGTGCTGTTTCTTGCCGCCTGTGCGTCCAGCGGGCCCCGGCCCGAAGCGGAAGCGGAAACCGCCGAGGCCGAATCGGAAGTCGTTTCGCCCGAGCAGTTCATCGCGTGGTTGAACGATCTGGAGGCGAGCCTCGAGGTCGGCGAGCCGCGCGCGCTCAACGCATCCGAGATGCGCGAGGTGGATCTCCTGGCCGACGAGCTGCGAGGGCTACTGAACGGCGTTGACGATATCGCCGCGCTGAATCCCAACCAGCAGGCCATGATCTTCAACAAGTCGCAAAAGCTCTGGGGCGTGGTCAGCGGCCAGGAAGCCGAACAGGTCGTCTGCCGACGCGAACGGCAGGCGGGAACGAACTTCCAGCGTACGACCTGCCGCAGCGTCGCGGAGTTGCGACGCGAGGATCGCGAGACCCAGATGTGGCTCCGCCAGATTCGCGGGCCGGGACCGATGCCGAGCGGAGGCTGATGGCCTCGAAGCTCGATGGGCCACGGCCCAGCCTGTATCGCTGAGCGTCAGAAATTCACCGTGACCACGATCAGGTCGCTGTAGCTTCCGATCATCGGATTCTGCAGCGCGAAGATCCTGCCGTACACCACGTGGTCGGTCGGGGTTGGCGCACCGGATCCAGCGAGCGTCTGGGTCGCTCCCGTACCGTCGCCCGCTACGATCGTGTAGGTGGGCGATGTGTAGATGTTGTACTGCAGCGTGTCGTCGATGCTCGACATCGATCGAAGGGTGAAGTTGCCCGATTGGCCGGCATCGAGTTCGACCGTGTAGGGAGTCGGACAGTCCACGGTGATCGTGGCGGTGCTGTCGCGATGCAGAGCGTCGAAGGGATCGTAGCTCCCGAAGGCAAGGCCGCTGGCGGAGACGGTGCAGCAACGAGCTGCCGCGGAGGCCCCGAGTAGCGTCAGCGCGATGACGGATCGGAGGGTCGTTGTCATCATTGGCTCCGGCAGATCTGCGTACCGAGGTCGAGCAGCGGATCCTGGCTCGGCGGCGCATGAAGTTCGATGATGCATTCTCCCTCCTCCAGCGTGATCGTGAAACGGTTGGTGCGGGACAGTCCGGACACGAAGGTTCGACCTTCCCGACCGATCGCCCAGGCCCGCCCGTTCCCGTCGAGAATGCGTGTGCCCGGTGGTGGTGGCCGGCCCGAATCGAGAACGACGCGGAACCGCGCATCGAGCGAGCGACGGATGGGGAAGTCCGCGACCGTACCGCTTCGCCAGTTCGGCACGACCTCGGTCTCGAGGTCGTCGATATCGGCGCCGATCGGCAGGTCGCCCTGTTCGACGCGCAAGCGGTTCCGCTCGTACGGTCGGAGACCGGGAATCAGGAGTCGGCCGTCCGCGCCGGTTCGGCCGATCAGCTGATGGTCGAGATAGACTCGGACGTCCTCGAAATCGCCGACCCGGGCAACGGCAAAGCTGTCCCGCACGGGAAGACTCGCGAACGTCGAGTCGGCCATCCAGACCAGACCGCCCGCCGCCGAGATCCGCCCGGAGTTCCGACCGGATCGTCGCGCGGCTTCCAGCGTCCATCGGCCCTGGGTGGTTTGCCAGGCCAGGGAGGCGCGAAGTCGCTCCTCCTCGGCCCGGTCCCACTCGAGCTCGTACCCGAACCCGGGGCCGACCGGCAGGTTCCTGCGCACTCGGGCGCCGAAGCGCTCCCTTCCGTCCGCGCTTCCGACACCGAGGGCGAGACTCGTCCTCGGATTCGACAACGGGACGGTCAGGCGCAGATCGAGGGCGAGATCGTCCTGCTCGAAGTCGTGTACTGCCGCGAGATTCACGAATCCGATCGCGTCGATCCGTCGAGAGTAGCGAAGAGTCGCCAACCGGAGATCCGGACGATCACGCTGATCGCGGTGGGACAGGGAAAGTCCCAGGGAACCGCCGAGGATCTCGCG harbors:
- a CDS encoding NUDIX domain-containing protein; translated protein: MNDAVARWLDDYARRFPEESATVERFRDLVAGHPDCFHRDCWAGHITGAAWLVSADHEDVLLTHHRKLDRWLQLGGHSDGDRNPLAVAAREAEEESGLSVEPVGPGLLDIDIHSIPARGREPEHLHFDLRFAFVSTSGRAFRVSEESTALAWVPIDRLHEHVDEPSILRMRSKWRRWIDEGSVALA
- a CDS encoding spore coat U domain-containing protein is translated as MTTTLRSVIALTLLGASAAARCCTVSASGLAFGSYDPFDALHRDSTATITVDCPTPYTVELDAGQSGNFTLRSMSSIDDTLQYNIYTSPTYTIVAGDGTGATQTLAGSGAPTPTDHVVYGRIFALQNPMIGSYSDLIVVTVNF
- a CDS encoding HIT domain-containing protein: MNDDFRLDPTLEDDTLQVADLALCRVRLMNDSRFPWLVLVPRRAGCRELIDLDPDDRRELTAEIDRCTRVLRDHAGADKMNVAALGNQVAQLHVHVIARFVNDSAWPRPVWGVGSPRPYPNEAATQCAALARALDE
- a CDS encoding methyltransferase domain-containing protein; this translates as MADDDIKQMKLYQHVERVERALADRGLAPPAPLRPEQIEDLDHLHYEGRDSVDLASKRLGLTRDHRVLDVGSGLGGPARRLATVPGCRVVALELQRDLHECASSLTSRCGLDDRIRHVHGDILDAEAVDGPFDALVSWLVFLHIPDRPALLRRCRALLEPGGGLHAEDFYLRRPLHDDEKALLRNEVQCAHLVDRTTYIDELESAGFGDIRFDDCTEDWRRFVGDRARDFRSDAEPFIALHGRAAFEALSSFYATMVRLFDGGRLGGVRVTARAK
- a CDS encoding DNA-3-methyladenine glycosylase 2 family protein; this encodes MRFQLTEKGLKRRLDTLAEADPQLAEAIARVGYPAARRSGSPSYAHLLRILAGQQLSVKAAATIYGRLIDHIGDPPDPDALLDSDDRTLRSLGLSRQKIAYARGLSEAVRDGDLVPEALAGMDDGEVIDRLTALKGFGRWSAEMFLLFSLGRADVWPADDLGIQAGLQRLLELEDRPGRREVDRLGERWKPHRGAVAIFLWHLHGSPPA
- a CDS encoding acyl-CoA dehydrogenase C-terminal domain-containing protein → MPSYHAPLEDFRFVYHDYLDLEDCKALPSMAEATPDVIDAVLDEAARLSQEVLQPLNEVGDRQGCRFDQGAVMLPDGFGDAYRRYIDNGWTGLTTDPEYGGQGLPSFVGLALSEMINAANPSFAAYPGLTHGAYEVLHAHGTESQKQRFLPPMVDGRWTGTMNLTEPQCGTDLGLIRTRAEPNEDGTYRINGTKIWISAGEHDLAENIVHLVLARLPDAPEGTRGISLFVVPKYRVGDDGSLGERNGVTCMGLDHKMGMKASATCEMQYEDAIGELVGEPNRGLAAMFTMMNAARLVTGIQGLGMADVALQNAQRFALERLQGRSLDGPRYPDRPADPIIVHPDVRRMLMIGRASVEGSRALGLYTGVQLELEQHHEDPATREAAGDWVALMTPIIKAWFTDVGSDVANLAMQVHGGAGYIVDTGVEQFVRDVRITQIYEGTNGVQALDLVGRKLVANEGRTLKSFFHHAERLLERTADATELAEFVGPFAASVTRLKEVSQWLYGRMAKNPLEAGAASSDFLRMFALTAMAFAWTGMAEAALRSRAAGRGRRAFLDGKLATARFFMQKMLPDTVALDAKIRAGAEPVMALSESQFEIG